A window of Anolis sagrei isolate rAnoSag1 chromosome 13, rAnoSag1.mat, whole genome shotgun sequence contains these coding sequences:
- the LOC132764748 gene encoding arylacetamide deacetylase-like 3, whose translation MGVDVVISAMTTVKKSVLVIISLETCFSGLTDVPCRYIAQETDSVVMTVAFRLAPEHPFPIPVMDCCTATMHFLKNAEEYGVDPHRIVLYGESSGGTFAAAVSEYLAGKKDLPKLGGQVLIYPGLQAVDLNLPSYQQNQSVPLLFKKRALKIATLLLTAKEVNLEDIMKNAHLPKHVWMKYRKWVNPDDIPERFKGTGYVPMERPPFNQELYEIVKEVTNPMYSPLLAEDDVIRQLPKTFLVTCEYDIFRDDGLLFKKRLEDNGVPVTWYHIKDGFHGILIGIVRWPLEYPGTRLHCQHINNFIKSI comes from the exons ATGGGTGTtgatgtagtgatttcagctatgaCCACAGTTAAGAAGTCGGTGCTTG TAATAATCTCTCTTGAAACATGTTTTTCAGGTCTAACTGACGTACCATGCCGCTACATTGCCCAGGAAACTGATTCTGTTGTTATGACTGTTGC GTTTCGTTTGGCTCCAGAACATCCATTCCCAATCCCAGTCATGGATTGCTGCACAGCTACTATGCACTTTTTGAAAAATGCAGAGGAATACGGAGTGGACCCACATCGCATTGTTCTCTATGGAGAGAGTAGCGGAGGGACATTTGCTGCAGCTGTTTCTGAATATTTGGCAGGCAAGAAAGATCTCCCAAAGCTAGGAGGCCAGGTCCTCATCTATCCGGGTTTGCAGGCCGTCGATTTAAATTTGCCTTCTTATCAGCAAAACCAGTCGGTCCCTTTGCTGTTCAAGAAACGGGCCTTGAAGATTGCTACCCTGCTTCTGACTGCAAAGGAGGTCAACTTGGAGGACATCATGAAGAATGCTCATCTACCCAAACATGTGTGGATGAAATACAGGAAATGGGTCAATCCCGATGACATTCCAGAAAGATTTAAGGGCACGGGTTACGTGCCCATGGAGCGGCCTCCATTTAACCAAGAACTTTATGAAATCGTGAAAGAAGTAACCAACCCCATGTATTCCCCACTTTTAGCAGAAGATGACGTGATCCGCCAGCTCCCCAAGACTTTCCTTGTAACCTGTGAATACGATATTTTCCGAGACGATGGGCTCTTATTCAAGAAACGGCTAGAGGACAACGGTGTCCCAGTAACGTGGTATCACATCAAGGATGGATTCCATGGAATTTTGATTGGCATTGTTCGTTGGCCACTAGAATACCCAGGAACGAGACTCCATTGCCAGCATataaataatttcattaaaagTATATAA